In one Cloacibacillus porcorum genomic region, the following are encoded:
- a CDS encoding aminotransferase class III-fold pyridoxal phosphate-dependent enzyme, with the protein MKNIQKSLAVVARDEKAISPSSRSPYYPFAAASGAGALLKDADGNEYIDFSAGAASLNTGTCHPRIVAAIKEQAEKLLCYTIGYMYEESSVELAEKLISITPGDFPKKVAYGLSGSDAIDGAIKFARKYTGRSEIITFQTAYHGCTYGALSASAICLNMRRGIGPMLSGFHHFPYPHCSRCPWKEEPATCSLACLKEIKKAFSLYLPPEEVAAVIIEPVGGDIGIVVPPARYVRALAELCREHGILFVSDEVQQGMGRTGKWFAIEHFGIEPDIIAVSKSLASGMPLSALIMRSEIADSLKDPGHCFTLAANAVCCKAALATIEVIEDERLIERSTKLGRNICSRLNAMKRENPLLGETRSLGLTIGQEIIKADGGPDRDACAKICYRCWEKGLILTFLSDNVLRIQPPLVISDQEAEKGLKIIEESLEDYKNGAISDEALLFAKGWS; encoded by the coding sequence ATGAAAAATATCCAGAAATCCCTCGCCGTTGTGGCCCGTGATGAAAAGGCGATCTCGCCCTCGTCACGTTCGCCATATTATCCATTCGCCGCCGCCTCCGGAGCCGGAGCACTATTGAAAGACGCCGACGGCAACGAATACATTGACTTCTCGGCAGGCGCCGCCTCGCTGAACACCGGCACCTGCCATCCGCGCATCGTCGCCGCGATAAAAGAGCAGGCGGAAAAGCTGCTCTGTTACACCATCGGCTACATGTACGAAGAATCATCAGTGGAACTCGCCGAAAAACTGATCTCCATAACGCCGGGAGATTTTCCGAAAAAGGTCGCCTACGGACTCTCCGGCTCCGACGCCATAGACGGCGCGATAAAATTCGCGCGCAAATACACGGGACGCAGCGAAATCATAACTTTTCAGACGGCCTACCACGGCTGCACCTACGGAGCGCTGTCGGCCTCTGCAATCTGCCTCAACATGCGCCGCGGCATCGGCCCGATGCTGTCGGGCTTCCACCATTTCCCCTATCCGCATTGCAGCCGCTGTCCCTGGAAGGAAGAGCCCGCCACCTGCTCGCTCGCCTGCCTCAAAGAGATAAAAAAAGCCTTCTCGCTCTATCTGCCGCCGGAAGAGGTGGCGGCGGTAATCATCGAGCCGGTCGGAGGGGATATCGGCATCGTAGTCCCGCCGGCGCGTTATGTGCGGGCGCTCGCGGAGCTCTGCCGCGAACATGGGATACTCTTCGTCTCAGACGAAGTCCAGCAGGGCATGGGACGTACCGGCAAATGGTTCGCGATAGAACATTTTGGGATAGAGCCCGATATTATCGCGGTATCCAAGTCGCTCGCTTCGGGAATGCCGCTCAGCGCGCTCATCATGCGTTCGGAGATCGCCGATTCGCTCAAAGACCCGGGACATTGTTTCACTCTCGCGGCAAACGCAGTCTGCTGTAAAGCGGCGCTGGCGACAATTGAAGTCATAGAAGACGAGCGGCTTATAGAGAGAAGCACAAAACTCGGGAGAAACATATGCAGCCGGCTGAACGCCATGAAAAGAGAGAACCCTCTGCTCGGCGAGACGCGCAGCCTGGGGCTGACGATCGGGCAGGAAATAATAAAAGCGGACGGCGGCCCCGACAGGGACGCCTGCGCGAAAATATGCTACCGCTGCTGGGAAAAGGGGCTTATCCTGACATTTCTCAGCGACAACGTATTGAGAATCCAGCCGCCGCTCGTCATAAGCGACCAAGAAGCGGAAAAAGGGCTTAAAATAATAGAGGAATCCCTCGAGGATTACAAAAACGGAGCCATCAGCGACGAAGCGCTCCTATTCGCAAAGGGGTGGTCGTAG
- a CDS encoding ASKHA domain-containing protein, protein MGETDEKITITFMPDNIRAEAHSGELAADAASSAGVRIGRHCGGAGVCGKCRVMAGEENPFAPLTKTEENLLTPEEIEKGVRLSCCAKVIKNGTIHVVDRVKSAGHSILEGFSRNISEWAPDCGGYGVAVDIGTTTVVCYLLALSGNEVVDRISFLNPQVAFGDDVISRIAYSSSQPEALERIQRTLTGEMDKNIGTMAKRNGIFKEDITEIMIAANTVMEHLFAGVSPKSIGHSPYMPEFFLMPPFKASAVGININEAGIVKMIPNVAGYVGADIVAGVAALDMDRQNKIRLLVDIGTNNEIVIGGSEGMFCCATAAGPALEGARIQYGMRASVGAIDKVTLENGLLKCQTIGGEAPKGLCGSGLIDAIALLLNEGIINESGRFEYPEKCRDERFMTRLGRSESGMVRLLLTDEEHPVYLTQKDIREVQLAVGAVKVGVEVMLEQVGITKDKIAEVCLAGAFGNNIDIESAARVGLIPDIERSKIHGVKNTSGLGACLSLASEKFYERTKETAQKMSYVELSSLPDFQKRFVKAMSF, encoded by the coding sequence GTGGGTGAGACAGACGAAAAGATCACAATAACCTTTATGCCAGACAATATAAGGGCCGAGGCGCACAGCGGCGAACTCGCGGCGGACGCCGCGTCGTCGGCAGGCGTCAGGATCGGACGGCACTGCGGCGGCGCGGGAGTCTGCGGCAAGTGCCGGGTAATGGCCGGAGAAGAGAACCCCTTCGCTCCGTTGACCAAGACCGAAGAAAACCTTCTGACGCCCGAGGAGATAGAAAAGGGCGTTCGGCTGTCGTGCTGTGCCAAAGTTATAAAAAACGGCACCATACATGTTGTGGATCGGGTAAAATCCGCGGGGCACAGTATCCTTGAGGGCTTTTCACGTAACATATCCGAATGGGCCCCGGACTGCGGCGGCTACGGGGTCGCTGTGGACATCGGCACAACCACCGTCGTATGCTATCTCCTGGCACTCTCCGGCAATGAGGTCGTCGACAGGATATCATTCCTAAACCCCCAGGTCGCCTTCGGAGACGACGTCATCTCAAGAATAGCATATTCTTCAAGCCAGCCGGAAGCGCTGGAACGTATCCAGAGAACGCTCACCGGCGAAATGGATAAAAACATCGGCACGATGGCCAAAAGAAACGGCATCTTCAAAGAAGATATAACCGAAATAATGATCGCGGCAAATACCGTTATGGAACATCTGTTCGCCGGCGTCTCGCCAAAGAGCATCGGCCACAGCCCTTACATGCCGGAATTCTTTCTGATGCCGCCCTTTAAGGCCTCCGCCGTCGGCATAAACATCAACGAAGCGGGCATCGTGAAGATGATACCAAACGTCGCGGGCTACGTGGGAGCGGACATCGTCGCGGGCGTCGCCGCCCTTGATATGGACCGGCAGAACAAAATAAGACTGCTCGTCGACATCGGCACCAACAACGAAATAGTGATCGGCGGCAGCGAAGGGATGTTCTGCTGCGCGACGGCCGCGGGACCGGCGCTGGAGGGGGCCAGGATACAATACGGCATGCGCGCCAGCGTCGGGGCGATAGACAAGGTCACCCTCGAAAACGGCCTCCTCAAATGTCAAACCATCGGCGGCGAAGCGCCGAAGGGGTTATGCGGCTCGGGACTCATCGACGCCATCGCCCTGCTGCTAAACGAAGGGATCATAAATGAAAGCGGGCGCTTCGAATACCCGGAAAAATGCCGCGACGAGCGCTTCATGACACGGCTCGGGCGCAGCGAAAGCGGCATGGTGCGCCTGCTCCTGACGGACGAAGAACATCCCGTCTACCTGACGCAGAAAGACATCCGCGAGGTACAGCTCGCCGTCGGCGCGGTGAAGGTGGGCGTCGAGGTGATGCTCGAACAGGTGGGAATCACTAAGGACAAGATCGCGGAGGTCTGTCTCGCTGGGGCGTTCGGCAACAACATAGACATTGAAAGCGCCGCGCGCGTCGGTCTGATACCGGACATCGAACGCTCCAAGATACACGGCGTAAAGAACACCTCGGGGCTCGGCGCCTGCCTCTCGCTCGCCTCCGAGAAATTTTACGAGAGGACAAAGGAGACCGCGCAGAAGATGTCATACGTCGAATTATCCTCCCTGCCTGATTTCCAGAAACGTTTCGTGAAGGCGATGTCCTTCTGA